TTTGGTTTCGCCGTGATATACACTTATAAATACATAATAAAGCCCTTAAAAATAAGGGTTGATGAGAGACTTTTTCTCGCGGTCACTCCAATGGTGATATTTGGATCAACGATTAGGGCCCTAGTGGATGGGGGAGTTCTAAATCCAAATCCCTGGATACTCACCCCAGGGATATTCTTTACGGCATTCTTTCTAATATTGCCAGCTTTAATCTTGGATGTGAAGTTCAAGCTATATCCTAAGCTTACGATTGCGTGGGGCTCAATTTTAGCTGGTTACTCTCTTTATCTCTTCATTATAAATGCTAAATGCTGGAAACCATACGAATTAACGTTGCTTCACACTGCAATAAGCTTCATTGCTGTTTTAGCGTATTACAAGTTTAGACCATTTGAGAGGCTTTACTTGTATCCTGTTCTTGCCCACTACTTCGATATAGCCTCAACCGTTGTTGCGATACATTTTTATGGATACAGGGAGGTTCATTGGCTTGAGAATCATCTTGTGAGTATGTTTGGAGCCTATGTTTATTATCCCTGGATAACCTTGATATTGGTAGTGGTTTACTACATCCTGCGGAATCTAGTCCAGGATCCTGAGGAAAGGTACTATTGGTACTTGGCCGTGTACATCCTGGGATTGGGCCCAGGGATAAGGGATCCGACTCAAATGGTTCTTCAAATTGTCTGTCGATGAGGAAACCGGCACTGTCTGAAGTGTGATGAGCGCTCGGTTGGCCGAGACATTTAAATACTTCGACCTCCTAGATTTTCCGATGTTTGAAAAGATATCTAAGCAAAGCGAGTTTGAACCATTTGGGGAGCTCTCGAAGATAATTGGAGGACTTAAGCAGGGAGACTTGGCTGGAGTTATAACAACCGACCAGCTAACTTACGCTTATCTCCTTCATTTAGCCCTTTCAAGTTTCCCTGGAAATTCTTATTACCTTGATGTATCCTCCAAAATCTCCTCTAAGATCTTGGAGAGTATAGGGGGAAATCCAGACAAGGTGTTTTTTGCAAGGGTCTACTCAATTAAAGATGTAATTTCCGCCCTAAATTATGTTGAGGGGAATTCTCTTTTTGCCCTGGGCTCCATAAACATAGTGGGCATCGACTCTTCTAGTTTATTACAACTTAAGAAACTCATTGGAGACAAGGCTCTGTGGGGAATATTCTTTATTGAGGAACAATCCCTAAACGAGTTGGATCTGATTAGTGAGGCTAGAAGGCTTCTTTTTCTTCCTGAACTCTTTGAACAGTTGATAGTTGCCAGGACGACTTATTACAGAGGTAGATACAAGTTAACGGTTACAGTTCTCAGAACGTATCCTGAAAGGTTAAGCTCCCTGGGAGATCATGAGCTCATAGTAGACGAGGAAATAAAGAAAATTTTATCCCAAAGTACAGAAGGAGGATGAGCATTAGTATTCCAATTGCAACGTAGTCCTCTTTTTTCATTTTTAAGTCAACAAGATATGTTCTCTTTTTTGATGCTCCAAATCCTCTACTTTCCATTGCGATTGCCAACTCGTGAGCTGTCCTTATTGAGAGAACGAGGAGTGGAATTATTATCGCAACCATCTTCCTACTTCTCTCGAGGAAGTTTCCCTTCTCAAGCTCCAACCCCCTGCTTTTCTGTGCGTCCATTATGTTCTGAGCGAGAGAATAAAGTGTTGGGATATATCTTAGGGCTATTAGCACCGTTAGGCCTATCTCATATGGTAAACCAAGCTTTGTGAATCCCCTTATTAAGTCCCTCTGCTTTGTCGTCATCATCAATCCGAATGCAATCAGCGTTATTCCCATTATCCTAAAGGTGTATGCTATTCCAATTAGGATGCCCCTACTTAGAGGATGAACT
The window above is part of the Pyrococcus sp. NA2 genome. Proteins encoded here:
- a CDS encoding energy-coupling factor transporter transmembrane protein EcfT, whose amino-acid sequence is MMYSIYVERKSILHSLDPRVKIIGTVILGILGVMTRDPLYSPLIFFLTLLGLKTLGKIDFRLQLKALKPLIPIFIITFVSWPIIVHPLSRGILIGIAYTFRIMGITLIAFGLMMTTKQRDLIRGFTKLGLPYEIGLTVLIALRYIPTLYSLAQNIMDAQKSRGLELEKGNFLERSRKMVAIIIPLLVLSIRTAHELAIAMESRGFGASKKRTYLVDLKMKKEDYVAIGILMLILLLYFGIKFSLFPRLL
- a CDS encoding DUF63 family protein encodes the protein MYTREGYNPINTVVYALIFGFAVIYTYKYIIKPLKIRVDERLFLAVTPMVIFGSTIRALVDGGVLNPNPWILTPGIFFTAFFLILPALILDVKFKLYPKLTIAWGSILAGYSLYLFIINAKCWKPYELTLLHTAISFIAVLAYYKFRPFERLYLYPVLAHYFDIASTVVAIHFYGYREVHWLENHLVSMFGAYVYYPWITLILVVVYYILRNLVQDPEERYYWYLAVYILGLGPGIRDPTQMVLQIVCR